TTAAAGCATAATTTTTATGAATTGGAAGTGAAACCAAAAACTCTCCATTGCCAGGATTTGAGAAGGATTCAACTACAAGTTGTCCAGTTTCCAAATCGATGAGTTCAAACATGGCTTCAAGAGGCTTTTTGGTTTGGCTGTCAAACACAATCCCTTTAAAATAAGTAACCATTAATGGTTTATGCTGATCAGGCATTTCAAAAGAATAAATATCCAAACCTCCAAAGCCGCCTTCACGATCGGATGCAAAATAAGCGATATCACCACTAGCACCAACAAGGAGACTGTTTTCATCCTTAAAAGTATTTATGGGAAAACCAAGATTTACTGCCGGTCCCCAATCCCCGTTTTTATCCTTTCTTGAAACATACAAATCCATCCCTCCCATTCCTGGATGGCCATTTGAAGAAAAATACAAGGTTTGATTATCGGGATGAATAAAAACAGATTCCTCTTTTTCGGGTGTATTTATTTTACTTCCAAGATTTACAGGATTCGTCCATGTTCCGTTTTCTTTAATTTGACTCATCCAAATATCAGCCTCACCCAGGCCCCCATTTCGGCTACTTGTAAAATAAAGTGATTTTCCATCCGAAGAAAAAGAAGGTTGTGATTCCCATTTAGAAGAATTAATTGGTTGGCCCATATTAAGAGGTTTGCTCCAATTTTCACCATTCTTTTTGGAATAAAATATATCACAGCTTCCATATCCTTTTCTTCCAGGTCCATATTCACCATACATATCACAGGCGGTAAAAATAAGGATCTGGCCATCGGCAGAGAGTGTAGGAGCACCCTCGTTCATTATTGTATTGATAGGAGGCCCCATATTAAAAGAAGGTAACCATTTCCCCTGATCTTTAAATGAAATGTAAAAATCCTCCTGGCTTCCCTGCATAGCTTTTTCATCTCTTCTGTTTCTTGTAAAAAGCAGGGTTTGTTCGTCTGCTGTAATAGCTGGAAAATATTCATGTTCAGCAGTATTGATACTACCGGCAAGGTTAATCGGATTAAATGGAACAGGAGATTTAACAGCCAGAGCTCCAAATTCACAGGTTACCATTTCTTTTTTTGCAAGCTTTTCCATATCCGGGTGCAGTTTCCCAAAGGCCAGCAATGCTTTATAGCTTTCCAAAGCCTTTTCATACTGCCCGGTTTTCAATAAGGCTAAACCAAGCGTATAATATAAACTTGAGGTATATCGTGGATTAATTTCAAGGGCTTTTTCAAAATATTCTATGGCTGATTTAAAATCTTTGCCATCGAAATAAATAGTCCCCAAAA
The sequence above is a segment of the Bacteroidota bacterium genome. Coding sequences within it:
- a CDS encoding PD40 domain-containing protein, which translates into the protein MAFKFSSLLLIMALSLNMCVFAQVKEFQSKNKKAIKHFNAGKTAYESRNDEVAIVELKKAINADALFIDPYIILGTIYFDGKDFKSAIEYFEKALEINPRYTSSLYYTLGLALLKTGQYEKALESYKALLAFGKLHPDMEKLAKKEMVTCEFGALAVKSPVPFNPINLAGSINTAEHEYFPAITADEQTLLFTRNRRDEKAMQGSQEDFYISFKDQGKWLPSFNMGPPINTIMNEGAPTLSADGQILIFTACDMYGEYGPGRKGYGSCDIFYSKKNGENWSKPLNMGQPINSSKWESQPSFSSDGKSLYFTSSRNGGLGEADIWMSQIKENGTWTNPVNLGSKINTPEKEESVFIHPDNQTLYFSSNGHPGMGGMDLYVSRKDKNGDWGPAVNLGFPINTFKDENSLLVGASGDIAYFASDREGGFGGLDIYSFEMPDQHKPLMVTYFKGIVFDSQTKKPLEAMFELIDLETGQLVVESFSNPGNGEFLVSLPIHKNYALNVSKGGYLFYSENFSLKEKGTLTKPAKKDIPLHSIKEGEIVVLKNVFFETASSELKDESKVELNKLVTFMVKNPGIKIEIGGHTDNVGDKKSNIALSDGRGKAVYNFLVTNNVSSDRLSYKGYSDTMPVADNTTPEGRALNRRTEFKVISK